TGGAAGAAGTGCACCCTTTTCCCCGGTTAACCTGTAACACTGTCTCTGCAGGAGGACGTTGACCCTCCAGCAACAGTTATGGCCATATTCTCCAGGgaccacatttcacacacaaatgAGAAATTCACCAGGAAATCAAAGAATTGTCAGTATCAGACCCCGAAACACAGCAACACCCCTACAGAGAGTAAAATTAACTTGGACCCTGTCCCACTCCCACAGCCTGCAGCTGTAGCGGAGGGCATAGACATTGCTGTGGTGGAGAAGGACAGCTCTGAGGACATTACACCCAGGCGCCCGGCCCCCAGCAACCGGGTACACAAGTCAAAGcctaaaaaaaagcaaaggcaAATATTGGCTGAGGTAGCAGACTGCTCTCCTGTCAGGCAGGAGCCAGTGATGGTCAGCACTCCATCTGAGGTCTCAGTCATTTCTGCTGCTGCCATGGAGGAGCTGTCCAACTTACGCAGCTACTACAGCAAGCAGCTGCAAAGGATCAACTACATATCCCATGAGCACTTGCAAGATTCAGACTCTGGGATTGTGAGCTGCAGCAGGGGGCCCCTGAAGAACTTCTGTCTACCCTGGGGGTCATCTTTCTCCAGAACTGTTCGTGGCATGTGGGCACGAGTAAGTATGCGGAGGGGGCGCCTCATTCAGAGGTGACGATCACAATGGACcatctgtactgtactttttttggtGTGTCTGCTGCGTAAGGACATTGTGCACCTTTAGGGAAGATGCCTCTATAGCTGTGTCTTGtcagtttaaaaacaatgtaaaaattttaaggCAGTGATTTAGTATTACCTCAAGACTGCAAACTACTGTACCAAAATAGTCAATTGATAGTTTCAAATTTAATTCCTTAAGTGTTAACTGGCTTCTGTAAATTATGCTACTATTTGTAAACCTTAACACAACAAAGATCAGTTTTGTCGGACTTAAACGCATGAACTTTTCATTCTGAACTCAAAAGACAAGCAAAACAACTATGGACAAGTCTGTGCTTGTCAAAATGCAAACAGCAGCTGAACTCCCCCCAATCTCCATGACTGAATTTGTCATAGCAGGGGCTGCCAGCCTTAGTGAGCCTTCAGTCAAAATAATCCTCGATGTCGATGTTGGGGTTGAGCAGCTCCTCCTTGTAAGCTGTCAAGTCCATTTGGTTGAGCATGAGGTTCTCAAAGGTCTCCTCCAGGTCTGTGTCTCCGATGAGTACTGCACCTACCATGCGCCCCCCTGCCAGCACAACCTTTACGTACTCCTGGGCTGGGGAGCAGCGCACAAGCAACTCATGCTCTTGACCCAGACCTTGTGCATTGAATTTTCCCAGTAGCACCACCTGGGGAGGCAGGCACAGAGAAAAGAAAGGATAGGTCTTACACAGATATTGCAAAGTACCAAAAAATACATCATGTATGCTGCTATCACAGGCTTGAAAAGATATACAGGTGGACACTAAGGATACCAGCAAAGAGCCAACCAACTGCTTTGAAAAGTTGCATGGAGGTGGTCCTTGAGTTACAACATAGGCTACTTACGGTAACTCACACCAGCCGTTCCACTAACCTTATCTTTGGGTCCTGAAATCTGGTTAATACCTGACAACCACTCACATCTGCTGTAAAATGACTGCATGGCAATACTGATTATTAGCTGGATTTCAGTGTttgagtatctagcagtggctACATTTTGCTTACAAAACTTTGATTCcctttatttaaaaagctaGGAAGTGAAAGTTACTGAATTCTCTACAGTATGAAGTTCTCTCTAttgttcatttaattattttaacaatgTGTCAAATGACATTTGTGTCATTCGTGCATGTTCGTGTCCTCACAGCTTACGATACAGTATAAGTGGGTTAACTAAAAGTCAAATGACGACAGCTTGTAAAGAGAACCTGTTAGTCtccatggttttttttaatttaaacagctAACCAGGAACACATGTACTGTGCATACACACCAGAGATGGGGGCTACAACACCCTGTACAGCACATTACCTAGAGCTCTACTCCATCCCATACCTTGTAATTAAAGAACTTGGTGATGTGTGTGAATAGCTCAAAGCAGAAGGCCAGTTCTATGGATTCGCCCAGGACATCTGCTGCCATACACTGAGCCGCATACCAGCCCATCTGGCGGGCCTGAGTCCACAGACGCATCTAGAACCGACACGTAAATAGTATATGCTGAAATTAAAGTTCAACACTCATTGTAACAATACATCATATGAAGGCACTGCTGAAAATTTCTGGAAATGCTGCACACTGCCCAGAAGTCTCGTCTTTCCACAAGCTGGGATATTCAAACAGGATTCACAAAGAAAAGACCTCTTTACCTGCTGCCACAATGCACTGGGTTCCCAACATGCAGTGCAAACATCTCCTGCAGCATAAATATCTGGTTCTGATGTGCGCATATGGTCATCCACACAAAGACCAAGGTCCTCTGCCACTGCAAACTGCAATCAACCAGTTAAATCGAGTAATCAATTTTTGAACATTCACTTGAAGCATTTGTGATAAAGTACGGTGTGCAGTACCTACAGCGTTCCCTTGAAGAAAGGGTTCTGTATTCGGGAGGACTCCTGTGGCGCTGACTATGAAATCACAGCCGTATGTCTTCCCATTAGTCAACTGGACATAGACCGGCCAGTGACCTGGGAAATGGAGACAAGAGTCACAGAAGAGTTTTATCCAACATTCCAGGTCACAACCTCTCACTGTTGTCCAAGCCGTGTCGTTCTGAACTCACCTGCATCTGCCAGCTGCTCAGAACCGTTTGTGGATGGCTGCTGCCTTGCATGCTGGTATTGCTCACGTGTACATATCTTCTCAACCTCACAGTGGTATTCCACGTGGACTCTGCGGGCCATCTACAGCAAAGTGGTcaaaaaaagaatggaaaacaGCCCAGTCTGTCTCCCCCACCCTTTCCTTTTATACATGCACTCACCTCTTGTGCTCCTCTAAGACTCATGCCCTGATGCCAGTCCGGCCCAAGGGCGCTGCCACCTGCCAAGCCCGCAGCTTTGTCTAAAAGAACACACAGCTTTCGTGGTGAGGAGTATCTCCATGCAATGCAATGTGTGTCGGTTTGTGCCCGCTGTGCCGTATGCCGGTCCGTAAACAAGCTGTATTGATCCAGTACCTGCAGAAGCATGTGAGGTCATGGTCTCGTCAGTTGTATAGCGGGTC
Above is a genomic segment from Scleropages formosus chromosome 2, fSclFor1.1, whole genome shotgun sequence containing:
- the pyroxd1 gene encoding pyridine nucleotide-disulfide oxidoreductase domain-containing protein 1; the encoded protein is MAAEIRTSKFVVVGGGVAGVTCAEQLASQFPSEDIVLLTASPLIKAVSNFKQVSRTLEDFDIEEQPSSVLEAKCPNVRVIHSAVTKLQAQQHMLQTDDGGQICYGKLCICTGGRPKLLTGDSPFVLGIRDTDSAKEFQKCLCKAKRIIVVGNGGIALELVYEVEGCEVIWAVKDKAIGNTFFDAGAAQFLIPSLKSNKPEKTGPFKRTRYTTDETMTSHASADKAAGLAGGSALGPDWHQGMSLRGAQEMARRVHVEYHCEVEKICTREQYQHARQQPSTNGSEQLADAGHWPVYVQLTNGKTYGCDFIVSATGVLPNTEPFLQGNAFAVAEDLGLCVDDHMRTSEPDIYAAGDVCTACWEPSALWQQMRLWTQARQMGWYAAQCMAADVLGESIELAFCFELFTHITKFFNYKVVLLGKFNAQGLGQEHELLVRCSPAQEYVKVVLAGGRMVGAVLIGDTDLEETFENLMLNQMDLTAYKEELLNPNIDIEDYFD